The genomic window TCGATTCCTGGTCCGCCCTGGTGGATCCCGCCGGGGTGATCACCGTCGTCAACCGCTCCTGGACCGCCTACGAGGGGGCCAACCCCTTCGTGGCCGGCCTGGGCCCGGGGAACGACTACGGCGCGGCGGTGCAGAAGGTGACCGGGTCGGCCGACGGCAACCTCTCCATCGTGGCCCTGGGCCTCCTGGCCGTGCTCAAGGGCAAGGTGCCCCGCCTGCGCCTGGAATTCCCCCTCAAGGGGGACGCCACCCAGTGGTTCGGGGTCCTTGCGGTGCGCTCGGGGGGCATGGTGGCCTTCCACCACACCGACCTCACCGAACGCATGGTGGTCATGCAGCGCCTGCGCAGGGCCGAGACCCTGTTCAAGGCGACCACCGAGCACGCCCTGGACCTCATCTCGGTGCTGGACACCGACGGGAAGGTGGTCTTCACGAGCCATTCCCACCCGAAGGTCCTGGGCTACTCGGAGCCCGAGTGGAAGGCGCTGCGGCTGGAGGAGCTCATCCACCCCGGGGACGCCGCCGGCTACCTCAAGCACATCCGGGACGCCTTCAAGTCGGGGCTCAGTCCCTTTTTCGAATACCGCATCCTCCACCGGAACGGCACCTGGAGCATCTTCGAGGGCCGGGCGGCGGTGGTGGAGACGGCCTCGGCCAGCAGCGAGACGGTGCTGCTCATCTCCCGCGACGTCACCAGCCGCAAGCAGGCCGAGCTGGAGCGGGCCTCCATGGAGGTCCAGCTGCGCCAGGCCCAGAAGCTGGAGGCCGTGGGCCAGCTGGCGGCGGGCATCGCCCACGAGATCAACACCCCCACCCAGTACATCAGCGACAACGTCCGGTTCCTGGAGGAGGCCTTCAACAGCCTCGCCGAGATCCTCAGGGAGCAGGGGGGACTCCTGGACGCGGCGGCCAAGGACGCGGCCCTGGCTGCCCGGGCCGCGGGCATCCGCGAGCTGATCCAGCGGGAGGACCTGGACTACCTCCTGGGCGAGGTCCCCCGGGCCATCCAGCAGTCCCTGGAGGGCCTCACGCGGGTGTCGAGCATCGTCAAGGCCATGAAGATCTTCAGCCACCCGGGCGTGGCGGGGCGGGTGGCGGTGGACTTCAACCAGTGCGTCGAGACCACCTGCATCGTGGCCCGCAACGAGTGGAAGTACGTCGCCGTCCTGGAGACCGACCTCGCCCCGGACCTGCCGAAGATCACCTGCTACCCCGGCGAGGTGAACCAGATGATCCTGAACCTGATCATCAACGCGGCCCACGCCATCGAGGCGGCCCTGGGCGGCTCGGGAGGCAAGGGCGCGATCCGGGTGCGCACGTTCCAGGAAGGCGACTGGGCGGTGCTCCAGGTGGAGGACACCGGCACGGGCATCCCGAAGCTGATCCGGGACCAGGTGTTCCTCCCCTTCTTCACCACCAAGGCCGTGGGCAAGGGCACCGGCCAGGGGCTGGCCATCGTCCACTCCGTCGCGGCCAAGCACGGAGGGACGGTGGGCTTCGAGTCCGAGGAAGGGAAGGGCACCACCTTCACGGTGCGCCTGCCCCTTTCAGCCAAGGACTAGGAAGGGCTCCTTCAGTCCCACGAGCCGGGCGAAGTTCTTCAGGCGCTCCAGGTGGCTCTCCCCGACGCGGGTGAGGGGGGGATAGACCAGGATCCCCTCCCTCGTCTCGACGCCTTCCACGAGGATCTGTCCGGGCTGGACGGTGTCGTGGGTGGC from Geothrix sp. 21YS21S-2 includes these protein-coding regions:
- a CDS encoding ATP-binding protein — its product is MDTRPGLPETPGNAVPGALEALLDSLDSWSALVDPAGVITVVNRSWTAYEGANPFVAGLGPGNDYGAAVQKVTGSADGNLSIVALGLLAVLKGKVPRLRLEFPLKGDATQWFGVLAVRSGGMVAFHHTDLTERMVVMQRLRRAETLFKATTEHALDLISVLDTDGKVVFTSHSHPKVLGYSEPEWKALRLEELIHPGDAAGYLKHIRDAFKSGLSPFFEYRILHRNGTWSIFEGRAAVVETASASSETVLLISRDVTSRKQAELERASMEVQLRQAQKLEAVGQLAAGIAHEINTPTQYISDNVRFLEEAFNSLAEILREQGGLLDAAAKDAALAARAAGIRELIQREDLDYLLGEVPRAIQQSLEGLTRVSSIVKAMKIFSHPGVAGRVAVDFNQCVETTCIVARNEWKYVAVLETDLAPDLPKITCYPGEVNQMILNLIINAAHAIEAALGGSGGKGAIRVRTFQEGDWAVLQVEDTGTGIPKLIRDQVFLPFFTTKAVGKGTGQGLAIVHSVAAKHGGTVGFESEEGKGTTFTVRLPLSAKD